A region of Vicia villosa cultivar HV-30 ecotype Madison, WI unplaced genomic scaffold, Vvil1.0 ctg.000986F_1_1, whole genome shotgun sequence DNA encodes the following proteins:
- the LOC131632674 gene encoding somatic embryogenesis receptor kinase 1-like, producing MGCSVFILLVFSSMFLVLSSKGVCGNAELKALMDLKHSLDPEGHFLSSWSTNGNPCDESFEGVACNEKGQVANVSLQGKGLSGKLSPAIGDLKHLTGLYLHYNSLYGEIPREIANLTELSDLYLNVNHLSGEIPSEFGKMESLQVLQLCYNQLTGSIPTQLGNLKKLSVLALQSNKLAGAIPASLGGLGMLMRLDLSSNNLFGSIPTRLADAPFLQVLDVHNNTLSGNVPPALKRLDDKFVYEYNLGLCGDGFSSLKACNASDHANPNRPEPYGAGVDVKPKEIPETANIKLPCNTTRCQNSSKSKKTVSITVGLVLATIAVSAVGILAFTMYRRRKQKLGSAFDITESRLSTDQTRSIYRKNGSPLVSLEYANGWDPLADSRHFNGDKQDMFSSFRFNLEEVESATQYFSELNLLGKSNFSATYKGVLRDGSIVAVKSISKTSCKSDESEFLKGLNILTSLRNDNLVKLRGFCCSRGRGECFLIYDFVSNGNLSGYLDVKEGESEVLEWSTRVSIVKGIAKGISYLHAYKANKPALVHQNISAEKVLIDQRQNPVLSDSGLYKLLTNDIVFSSLKGSAAKGYLAPEYTTTGRFTEKSDVYAFGILLFQVLTGKHKITSSMRLAAESFKFQEFIDQNLHGRFFEYEAAKLARMALLCSHDSPFERPTMEAIVQELANCSSCL from the exons ATGGGGTGTTCAGTATTTATTTTACTAGTTTTTTCTTCAATGTTTCTAGTTTTAAGCTCAAAAGGTGTATGTGGAAATGCTGAGCTGAAAGCACTTATGGATTTGAAACATAGTTTAGATCCAGAAGGGCATTTTCTCTCTTCATGGTCAACAAATGGTAACCCTTGTGATGAATCTTTTGAAGGTGTTGCTTGTAATGAAAAAGGTCAAGTAGCAAATGTTTCATTGCAAGGAAAAGGGCTTTCTGGTAAACTATCACCAGCCATTGGTGATCTCAAGCACTTGACAGGACTTTACTTGCATTACAACTCTTTGTATGGTGAGATACCTAGAGAAATTGCTAACTTGACTGAGCTTAGTGATTTGTACTTGAATGTGAATCATTTGTCTGGTGAAATCCCTTCTGAGTTTGGCAAAATGGAGAGTCTACAAG TTTTGCAGCTTTGTTATAACCAATTAACAGGAAGCATTCCTACTCAGCTCGGCAATTTGAAGAAACTTAGTGTTCTTGCTCTTCAGTCAAACAAATTAGCTGGAGCTATCCCTGCTAGTTTAGGTGGCTTAGGAATGTTGATGAGGCTAGATTTGAGCTCTAATAATCTTTTTGGTTCAATTCCAACAAGACTTGCTGATGCTCCTTTTCTTCAAGTTCTTGATGTTCACAACAATACTCTTTCTGGAAATGTACCTCCCG CTTTGAAGAGACTAGATGATAAATTTGTGTATGAATACAATTTGGGATTATGTGGAGATGGATTTTCATCCTTGAAAGCTTGCAATGCCTCAGATCATGCCAATCCAAACAGGCCTGAACCTTATGGAGCAGGAGTTGATGTTAAGCCTAAAGAAATCCCAGAAACTGCAAATATTAAGTTGCCTTGCAATACAACCCGGTGCCAAAACTCGTCGAAATCCAAAAAAACAGTGTCTATTACCGTCGGCTTAGTTCTGGCGACAATTGCAGTGTCAGCAGTAGGCATTCTAGCTTTCACAATGTATCGCCGGCGGAAACAAAAGCTTGGTAGTGCCTTTGATATCACTGAAAGCCGTCTAAGTACCGATCAAACCAGAAGTATTTATCGGAAAAACGGATCTCCTTTGGTTAGTCTTGAGTATGCTAATGGATGGGACCCTTTGGCTGATAGTAGACATTTCAACGGAGATAAGCAAGATATGTTCTCGAGTTTCCGGTTCAACTTGGAGGAAGTGGAATCCGCGACTCAGTATTTCTCAGAGTTGAATCTGTTGGGTAAGAGTAACTTTAGTGCAACATATAAAGGAGTTCTAAGAGATGGATCTATTGTTGCTGTTAAGAGCATTAGTAAAACTAGTTGCAAATCAGATGAATCTGAATTTTTGAAGGGGTTGAACATTTTGACGTCGTTGAGGAATGATAATTTGGTGAAGTTGAGAGGATTTTGTTGTTCGAGGGGACGAGGGGAATGCTTCTTGATTTATGATTTTGTTTCAAATGGAAACTTATCGGGTTACCTTGATGTTAAGGAAGGTGAGAGTGAAGTCCTTGAATGGTCAACTAGAGTTTCGATCGTAAAAGGAATTGCTAAAG GCATATCATATTTGCATGCTTACAAAGCAAACAAACCAGCTCTTGTTCACCAAAACATCTCAGCCGAGAAAGTGCTCATCGATCAGCGACAGAATCCAGTACTATCCGATTCTGGTCTATATAAGCTTCTCACCAACGACATTGTCTTTTCTTCACTTAAGGGTAGTGCTGCAAAAGGTTACTTAGCTCCAGAATACACTACCACAGGCCGATTCACCGAAAAAAGCGACGTCTACGCATTTGGGATCCTTCTTTTCCAGGTACTCACTGGGAAGCATAAGATAACTAGCTCAATGCGCCTCGCCGCAGAATCCTTCAAATTCCAAGAATTCATTGACCAGAATCTCCACGGAAGATTCTTCGAATACGAGGCGGCTAAACTCGCAAGAATGGCATTGCTTTGCTCCCATGACTCTCCCTTTGAGAGGCCAACTATGGAAGCTATTGTTCAAGAACTTGCCAATTGTAGTAGTTGTCTTTGA